AACTGAACATGAATTGGTGCAGTCATGACTAGAGGACAAAAAGTTTAATGGTTTGACCTCTAATAAGATTGACTACCCACCTGATGGCAATAACAGAAACCTTTAATAGGTGGCTGAGAGTTGGACCATGATGATACCACTATACTGACTggtgttctatcatgttttggtaTCAATATAAATCATTTTACTGAAGAAACATTAAGGAAAGAAGAAACTTACTGGTTAAAATTCTATGTTGTCCTCTTTGTCGAGCATTAAGGTAGAATATTCTTCTTCATTTTTTCGCTTCTATTCTACATCTTTCTCCtctattttcttcctttcttattTTGTTATTGTCTTATCTTCTTTGCCACTGCTAGGTTTAACAGGAAGCAAAGGTGTGCAAAGTTTTGAACCCTATATGGAAGCCTTTTTTGGCATGGTCCTCATCTTGAAAAGTCAAGCCATGCTGGTCCAACATCATAAACTAAGCCTATAGAGGAGATGAAGGATGTTATGACCTAGTGAGAATGCTGTCGGGCTAGATTTTCTTAAACCATGCAGCAAAGCTAAATTTTGTATCAAaaccatttcatatgttttgTATGTATAAAACCTAGGTAGTAAGCCAGTTCCACCTGCTGCCTAGTGATCAGACCAGCAAACTGTCAGTTGGACTACACTGGTTCTGTACTCTCTCTGATCATCCTTAACATGCTTAATTGCTCATCTAATGTGCAAGATGAGTGCTTGTTGATGGGTTTGTAGAAATCagtatttgattcttttattttgGGATAAGAGCTCTAATTATTAAGGATACTCAAGGCAAACAATTAAGGGTAAAAAGGTAAAATTCTTCTGCATTGTAATTCTTTGAACTTTGGATCCATGCTTTAATTTTCTATACCATCAACACATCTGCACTTATCTCTTTTTCTCCCATAACTGCTTTCTGAAAAAATGTTATGAAATTAGATTGCAATGATATGATAACCATCCTTAAATGAGCCTCCACCTGATTATCTCTCTTTCTGCATGATCATGATTTACGTTGACTATTATGAATCCTAGGAACGGAAGGAGCATGCACATATTTGTTTCATTAGAAATGTCAATTTAGCTTTAACTTAAAAGTCGTCAACTGGCTTAGTTTGAGAGAATAGTAGCTGCTTCTTTTAGCACCAAAAATTCCTAGCTTGCACTTGCTATCAATAAATATCAGTATCAGCTGCTAAAAGAGTATTTTATTAATTAGTTATGAAATAATTTTCATTGATCAACCGGCCTTTTCACCCTTTCTTCTTACTCCTCTCTCCATTGATCTTTGATGTTCCCCCGAATTGACTATTTCTgtcttctttcttttgacacatcaGTACATTATTCTTTGCTAGATTATGGAGTTATATTGATCTTCCTGCTGTGTTTCCTACTAGCATATTTTCTAATGATTATTCTGGATGGCCATAGTTTATTTATGTCTTCACTGTACAACATAGGGATCTTTTTCTGGTTTCGTATTCAGATACTTAAGTCTGCTTGATTTATAGTTTTATACAAATATAAAGGAATTCAACTGGCAATTTAGGAAGAGATGGGTAATAAAAGTCACATTTCCCAAGCAAAGCAGTTGGACCATTATCTACCTATTGCAATATGAGGTTTTAATTTTTGTTGCTGCACCTTGAGCTTTTCTATTTTTTCGCTTTATATTTATGTTAAGTCAATCTTTGTCTTATTTTGTGGAGTTAATTGTTGCTCACTTCTTTTATGTTTAAAAATGCTACTTGATACTTGTTATATGGTTTTATAGTCTTTTCATATCGTGATGGGTTTTGTTTGCAGATCTTCGTGATGATAAGCAGTTCTTTATAGATCATCCAGGTGCAGCTCCCATAAGTACTGCTCAGGTAAAATATATTAGTCTGCTGTGTAATGGAACCTTGATTTATACATTTTCTCTGTAAAAGTGCCGATGATAATTAGAGTGGCTCTCATAATGTTCCAGGGGGAGGAGCTGTAGAAGCAAATAGGTGCTGATGCGTACATAGAGTGCAGTTCAAAGACTCAGCAAGTATGCACTCCCCTTGTGTTTACCCATCTTTTGAATTCATTCTCATCATTCTGATGCAACCCTGCTTGGTGTAAAAATGCTGTGATCTAGAATGTCAAGGCGGTATTTGATGCGGCCATCAAGGTCGTGCTTCAACCACCcaagcaaaagaagaaaaagaagaaacagaAAAGTTGTTCCATATTGTAATAATCAAGCTTGTGAAAAAGGCCATGGTGGCCAGCCATCCTTTGGGGGGACCTTCAAATTGGTTAGCAGCATTCCCAGAGTATCATGTTATTTGCTTTTCCTTTTGACTTGTGGTGATATGTAACTGACCTTCCAAAGCTTGTACCTCCTGATGATGACTTATTCATATTAATGTTTAGGTAAATGTTTAATCCATTTTCCTTATGCAAAGGTGGTATACTGAGTTTATTGTACTGTAAGTTGATTACTCCAATGACTTTTCTACTTTGCTAGTTTGATGAATGTGTGTCTAGTAGTTCCGTGAAAGTATCAGAGCCTAATGGTGTCAAAGCTAGGTTGTTTGTCGTGATTTACTGTTGCTTTGAGGATAAATTTTATCAGCTGGTATCTTTCTTTTTAGCTGCTTGCTTGATGATCATCATGAAGTTGTATGTAAATCTGGGAGTTATTGTTCTTTCTAGCTGCCATAAAATTTGTGTTGTCATCTCTCTTTTCCTTTCTGCCTTCCTTTCTTAGTGTCTCGGCTGTAGCTTCATGCATGCCGATGCCAAAAACAGGGTGGGGCTGTTCCTAACATGGGTTAAAACATACTATTCTGCAGCTTTATTCATCCTTATCTCACTGTTTGATATATACATGTAAAGATCAGCAGGAATATTTATAGAGCAGGTGATATAAGATCATCATATCACTTCCCAAACCTTTAGGTAATCCTCCATTGACGAGTTTCCACGGATTTGCATTCAGATCTAATGGTTGGGAATCCAAAAAGACACCAATCGTGGTCTCTCTCTTCATGCACTCTATTGGCTTGTCATGAATCTACTACTTTTCTTAAGATGCACAGCTTTTATTAAAGTTGGCATCAGTAGCAGTGTTCTCAGTGATGACAGCCACTGCTTTCATATACTACTATCATCTATAAAGCCTGAGGaatcaaggagagagagagaatcgaCTTTGGACCGGTTAAGATAAAAAGGTGAGTGAGATTGCATCTTTTTAGCTCCTTTTTCTCCATCTTTTCTAGGAAGCTTTATGAGACCATTGGTTGCAGAGAACAGCAAAGAAGCATCTCTCAAAGGTGGCGCCACTCGTCCACTTGTTGCTAAGATTGTGTTCTGAGTTGATTTGGCCATCCAGATTGACAGGATTTGCCTGTTCTTAATCATGGTGATTCCTTCCCTCCTGCTTTCCATGGTCGACGAACGCAAGCATCTAATGCCCAGAGCTCATTCATCGCCCCCGACCTTCCTATATATCACCCATGCCTTCCTTCTACCTCGCCACAAGGTGAAGTTGAATCAAACATCTCTCTCTCATCCATCGATCCACTCGAGGTGAGCGAATGGCTTTCAGGAGAATAATCAAGGAGCTCAAGGATCTGCAGAAAGACCCACCAACTTCCTGCAGTGCTGGTACTCTCTCATATCAATCTCAGCTCATGAATGATCGATCGAGTTCTTTAGGTTTGGATGAGGTCTAGGTCTGCTGACGCAGCCAGCTGAATCCTTCTTCTTCTCAGGTCCTGTGGCAGATGACATGTACCATTGGCAAGCCACAATTATGGGGCCTAATGACAGCCCCTATGCAGGTGGACTCTTCATTGTCACCATCCACTTCCCACCAGACTATCCATTCAAGCCTCCCAAGGTATCAAAGCTTTTATTTCTATTGCAGTCTTCAAACAACTGACCTTTACATAATCCATGCAGGTGGCATTCAAGACGAGAGTCTTCCATCCAAACATCAACAGCAATGGCAACATCTGCTTGGACATACTGAAGGATCAGTGGAGTCCAGCACTGACCATCTCGAAGGTAAATCTTCTCGTCTTTAGATAGGCAGTGGAGATTACATACGTCAGTACCACATCAAAATCCTCATGTGTGACATGGATTGACTGCAGGTGTTGCTATCCATTTGTTCCTTGCTCACTGACCCAAACCCTGATGATCCACTGGTTCCTGAGATTGCTCATATGTGCAAGAATGACCCTTCAAGATACGAATCTACTGCTCGCAATTGGACCCAGAAATATGCCATGCTTTGAGCCACAAGAAACATCCTTCTTGTCATGTAATAAGTTTAAGGACATTTTTTAGTAGGTCATGTTGAattaagactctctctctctctctctctctatatatatatatatatatatatatatatatatatatataaagattggAGTAGAATAAAACAAAGTTGTGTTCATTGCTAAATTACATATAAAAGGAATAAAAAGAATTGTTACAGATATCAGTCAGATCAAATCAATCGAATGATTGTTCTCTTTCATGACTGATTCGATTATTGGTTCTCATGCAGTTTTTTCCATTGCAAGAACAATCTGATGTCAGATCTcattataaatgatatattgcTTTTTCTAATGTTCTAAAAGCTACGGTGCAGCATCGAGAGGTGGCAAAATTTCCATTGTGCGCGTCAGACTGGGATCGGGTCCTCCTCCGACAGACCCGAGTGCACAAGCAACCACGAGATCCGACATCCAAATATAATAAATACTTAGCATCGGATCTACGAGCTGAGGATCCGTACCCGATCCGGTAAAATGTCACTTTGTTGGACTCGTATTGGATCGGTTGAATGGGTTATGGGGGTCACATGATGGCGTAATTAAGGTCAATCTAAACGAATTGGTTTGGGTTATGCGTTGGATGCATTGTGTGAATGAGTAGAGATATCTtccaatatttaaaaaattaaaaatatatttttattatttactaccAACACTTGTAATATCAAAGACAATCAGATTAGATAATTCCTCGGGAAGGAATTATCTTTAAAACTTACACTCCAAAATGTCCTTTAAAACGTAACTCTAGAATTAGATTCTCAAATCTTAATAAAATGCTTTATGAATAAGGAATCTCAATCTCATGCAATGCAGTCAAATAAGTCATTCGAGGAAGAACTAGGAAGATGTTATGTTTAGAAAGGAGCAGTTTTATTCGGATCTTAATAGGTGTTTTTTAGACCATTGAAAGGCTAATAGTTTTCGTtttctgaaaaaaaatatttaaatcaattAAATTTACAAAAACATAGAATATCTATGTATTACTTATAGCTTTAGTATCATAATTAGTTTTTGAaggatattaatataaaatagaGCATACCAAATAACTACGTTACAATAGCTTTAGATTGACTACAATGTCTTGTAAGCAAGTATataaattcttatatatatatatatatatatatatatatatatatatatatatatattacattcaaaattaaaagaataaataGAATAATCACTAATTTTTTTGTGGGTATATAATATATAGGCAATTTGACCCGTCAACATATTGTAACGATCCTTAGTTCATTTTGTACACTATAATTCTTATTAGTATTATGCATTATGGTGGAATTAACTCATTAAATTAAACTTAGAAGATTTAATGTGCCGACGAAATCGCTAGCTCAGGTCATGAATAATTTGGTTTAAGTAAGCTAATCTCAACCATTTGCGTCCATTATCGATAGATATTTCATTCTCGATGCTATACTGAAGCTTCTCGCTTTTGAACTGGGTGATTATAATATATCAGCTTGTAGGAGGAAAATTAGACAgaggtgttatatatatatatatatatatatatatataggcatttATTGAGATATAGGATATAGGATTGACTTGCTTGATGACCATTCCAAGTCAATCCATTGACTGAGGAATTCTGCGGACAGGAGATTAAGCGgctttattatatataattaatggTGTTACATCAAAttgtttgctctctctctctctctctctctctctctctctctctctctctctctctctcatgttacTGCTATCCACTTCATAATTATCCTCCACGGATCTCTGTTTGTCATTCAGATGTTCTCTCTTTCTCATCCTCCCTAAGATTGAACTGTTTTCCTGCAACTGGTATTCCGATCCGATTCTTGGTTGTTCTTAAATCCTGGTTTCTCATCATCTTATTTGTTCTGAAAAGCTTGCTTCCGTTCTTTACGTAAGAACCATGTTTAAATCTTGTTCTCTGCACAGCTGCAGCAATTATCTGAATCCATGGGGGAAGGGGATATCGACTGGTCGAAGTTTGATGCCTTAATTGACTGTGACGGCtgccaatatctcgtctcctacggAGACAGCCAAGAACAAACATACTTGTAACCCTCCGGGGTTAAACCTCCCTCAACACCCACACTTGCTCTTTAATATATCTTAAAGGCCTTCGTATTCATCTATTTTAATTCGACACTGCTAAAAGTAAATTTAATATACTTGCTTTTgttcctacttaatctaaaatcaattaaattaatatcatcatcaataaATTACATATACCATCTAAATTTATGATGAGTATACTGTTTATTTGGCGCGTTGATACTTTTCTCCATCTGTGTTTCTTGTGGATTTTCCAGGTCGAGAACTATCTGAAGAACAGCAGCTTGCCACAACTGACGTGCAAAAACATGAGTGATATGCTGAGCAGAAATATTATGAGGAAAGCACAGTGTTTGTTCACTTAATGAAACAAAGCAATCCATGGAAGAAGAGAGCTAAGAAAGGGGGAATTAGTGCTTGCTTATTGATGTGTATTGTATCTGTGCTCTCATGTTGTGTTTTATTGTAAGATTATAAGCTATGGTTTGACGTGTTACTTGGCTCATCTCCCTTTTGACTTTGACTCATACCTAAACCAAAAACGCTagtgagagaaggagagagatttGAGTGAAACATACCTAATTAtaggtgataaggtatattttgggtccacaCCGCATCACGAGCGATGCCACGTAGCACTACAGCCAAGTAAGCAAGAGAAGCACCCCCATGCATCAAGCCAGAGACCGTATCAAGGCGTGGCTCGATACATCCTGTCCCGAAAAGCTCGGGACGACACCACATGGCACTGTTCCGCGCGTCCCGGAGCGACGACCGCACAAAGGTACCGCCTCACCTCCCGAGGATTGGTCGCTACGCCCGTGTACGACCGACCCTCATACAATAGCATAAAAGCACCTGATCGAGATCCGACCAGggggaaaagaaagagaaaaaaactcCAACccgccactgacttgatcgttggagggacCAAAGTCGGAAAACACCCGACGATGATCTTTTTTGCAAGAAAGTTGTCATCGCAGGCTAGAAGGCGCTGATCAAACCCCCGCTGCCAACGCTCAAAGTGGTGTTCGATCGATCTCGAAACCAGCTCAATCGACTAGAGACTCCCAACATCGCCTTGTGAACTAGGCCGTGCTGACTCTATCAGCCATGACGCATCAATCCATCAACATttttagcgctagaaggagggccatgtcgtagGAGCATCTCACAAGAGCCCTCCCTGGAGATCGGTCCCTCCCCACTCTTGGGGACGAGGGAATCCCAGCTTCAATGCCAGATCGATACTGGCGCTCAGGGTTGTCGCCCCCCGGACTCACCACAAGACTCTCGGCCGTGTCGCTTGAGGCGTTCCTCAACCTGACCAAATAAGTACAAGCAATGGCGAGGATAATGTAGACTCTCGTCCCACTCATCCCCCAAATCTTACAGTTGGCGACTACCCCGACCAACCCTACCCGGCAAAGGCCGGCCAGGGAGCAAGTCAGTATAGGAGAAGCCCGAGATAGAATGACATATCCGAGAGGCTCGCCCGAGTAGAGTGCACCTGCGCCCTGCCAAGTCACATCGCCCCGCCTTGAGCCTGACGCCATATCGTCCGACTCGATGGATGACTCATTCAGGATGCAACTATCCCGGGTCAACCATCACctggacgagttccaacgagagcTTCAGAAATCGTGGAGCAAGCCGAACGAGGGCAGCTCGGGCGGATCCCCCTTTGTTCAAGAAATACAAGAAAAGCCTGTACCCCTCAACGTCAGGCTGCCAGCTTTGGAAACGTATGATGGCGGCTCCGACCCTGCGGAGCATGTCGCCATGTTtcaggctcagatggccctctacggcACTTCTGATGCATTAATGTGTTgggcattcccgaccaccttTAGGGGACCAGCATGCGTGTGGTTCAGTCGGCTACGCTAGTCCTCCATCTCATCCTTTGATCAGCTTTCCAGGGAGTTCGAGCAAAATTTCCTCGCTAGCATGCGGCCCAGGCCTTCTATGGTCGCCCTGCTCGCGCTATCCTAGCGCGAGGATGAGACGCTCTCCCAGTTTGTGGCACGTTTCGCCACTGAAATACAGGGATTTTcatatgctcacccctctctgatCATGCAGGCATTCCTGATGGGGTTGAAGCCCTCAAGATTCTTCTGGTCACTTATCAAGAAGCCGCCAACAACTattcccgagatgctccagcgtgccAACTAGTACGTCGCCGCTAAAGCATTGGTAGCGGGAAGGCGCGTGGACGGAAAGAAGCCAAGGACCGAACAGTCCCGAAATGCTACCTCAATAGCCCCAGCGCAACCCCGCCGAAGGCctgacctgttaggatcgagagcactaagagggggggggaggtgaattagtgcagcggaaaactttctacgattaaaaccgaaagctgcgttcgaacgataaaaacaatttctgtgtgaaagtcgattctaagcaagattaaagtcaatctatgcaggcagtttgcagctatgataaaATCTAGAATAtatgcgcaaactgaaatccgacgttcctactaagaaactgatttacatctaaatgctgattcgtaaatcacttgattaggcaagacgcaatttaagcaagagtataaaggcagtttgcagttatggtaaagctcaaaacgtaaatgcaatctgcaatatgatgatcgtacgaaaaagtagatttacgtctaaacgctgattcggaaagtaaaaggcttgaaacccgatcgtaaaagcgcagaaggcagtaagattCAGAGGAGGTtttcagtaaagataatatgcttaaagtaaatgcaaactgggatttagagtggttcgatcaatcttgacctactccacttttggcttcctccaccgacgaggttaccaacgtcaactagaggccttccttcaataggcgaaggccaaccaccttttacagtttcactccttttgacgggcttatgagacaacccttacataaattttctctcctctctttacaactcaaaacttggaagaaaagagggagaaacttttggcctttacaacaattttgagctctaagaatcacagaaaaagatcaagatttcagtgtatgtctgtgtgctttctgtgctgaatgggtggggtatttataggccccaacccagttcaaatttggagctcaaaactatcaattcccagaattccgggatcaggcggttgcacctcctgactggagcggttgcaccgcctggcagagctcaaagactgagcctctaggcggtgccacttcttgtcaggggcggttgcaccgcctgccatagctcgaagactgagctcaggcggtgctacctcctgactgaggcggttgcaccgctcagccagagctcggagaccgagcccaagcgatgcaacctctgtcaggggcggttgcaccgcccagtctcgctcggagactgagcccaggcggtgctacctcctggctggggcggttgcaccgcccagtctccctgggagacttagcccaggcggtgctacctcctggcttgggtggttgcacctctcacagccattagggtccgaatgggtagatccattcggcccaatttgggtttttcaagggcccaactgccccaagattaagctaatgggatcacctcccatatccaacttaatcattgtactaactatgattattcctttagacatttactgcagcttgctccggtacgtcaatcgcttcttccggcgaacttctgtcgatcatccgatgaaccctcggtgatgttactgcggacttccggcaaactcctggacttgcgacgatccacttggcgagttccgacgagcttctttggcaagcttatggacttctcggatttgttcccgcagaacctccgacgacagtctgaacttccgtcgagctctcgaactcccaacgtgatcattgtcatgactccggcgcaactcctactgcatgtctttcttccatcgtagttaatcttgcacacttaaaacaaaacttcgatcgagacaattaatcctaagcaattaaccaagttgtccggcatgtcattggtccctcgacgctttgtccgattcttcgacgcatcgtcctctcctatagcctattgtccaatcggccagttgactccgcaactccgatatccttggcacaatacccgctcttcttggcccgatgcccgagtccacggcccaaagccttttgtcgatacgtcgaccgatccatcggcccgacgtccaatcttctgacatgttcctccggcacaacatgattttcctgctttaattgtctcatccagatcgaagcatcctgcgtcactcaaaacgcagatcaaatcataaacatatatcaagtagtttcatcatcaaaatacgagattcaacaatcttcccctttttgatgatgacaaccactttatggcggagttaaacttaactcccggagtttaaacaaactccccatatcaatatatcatattgatagaaactcttagattcaaaaatctaaggaacatgtcatcataaacggagttaaccttaactcccagagtttaaacaaactccccctatcaatatatcatattgatagaaactcttggattcaaaaattcaagcaacatgttatgtcatcaacatacttctccccctttgtcatcaacaaaaaggagaagtaccacaatcaagtatttgtgatataagtttaactcattgcatgaaaaacataatatctattgttatcatcatgcaagtttactatcatcaaatggtaagatatcaacatgtaaaattgtgattcaagttcttgatatcttaacatcatatgacattcatagcacctattcatatgaatgctgcttttgatatctcatcataatatggcattcatgacatctattcatattcttcaaatatggcactcatagtatcaatttatatatttctccccctttgtcatcaacaacaaggagaatgatataagcaaattttaaatttaagtgCACTGCCATAAGTTgatttatgtcattttccaacagtgagtgataggataccaattatacaaacatctcgagga
This DNA window, taken from Musa acuminata AAA Group cultivar baxijiao chromosome BXJ3-7, Cavendish_Baxijiao_AAA, whole genome shotgun sequence, encodes the following:
- the LOC135643431 gene encoding ubiquitin-conjugating enzyme E2 5B-like, whose product is MAFRRIIKELKDLQKDPPTSCSAGPVADDMYHWQATIMGPNDSPYAGGLFIVTIHFPPDYPFKPPKVAFKTRVFHPNINSNGNICLDILKDQWSPALTISKVLLSICSLLTDPNPDDPLVPEIAHMCKNDPSRYESTARNWTQKYAML